A section of the Lineus longissimus chromosome 1, tnLinLong1.2, whole genome shotgun sequence genome encodes:
- the LOC135494242 gene encoding hypoxia-inducible factor 1-alpha inhibitor-like, translated as MAASNSEVNKNCQRWSENQIRKYTFPTQPIPRLSCKDQETNRRIAAGEPVVITDSHLVSTALKWNLDYLRANMGDGDFTVYMSDNHRFMYFDEKKFVKRKDFTPPTGRQDIKFSEFVERLRNAKPGDKRLYLQQTLNDLVGKQIVMDFLGFNWDYVTTHQRKNNWGPLTSNLLLIGMEGNVTPCHYDEQENFFCQVYGYKRCLLFPPSMFDCLYAYPIYHPHDRQSQVDFENPDFDKFPKFRDVLGYEAVVGPGDVLYIPMYWWHQIESLLGGGETVSVNFWYKASSVSKVEYPLKDHQKVAMMRNIEKIISDALNDYEEVDPFLQKMICGRYMDMSKIGNS; from the exons ATGGCTGCCAGTAATTCAGAAGTCAACAAAAATTGTCAAAGATGGTCGGAAAACCAAATAAGAAAGTACACATTTCCGACACAACCCATCCCAAGACTTAGCTGTAAAGATCAAGAAACAAACCGGCGAATAGCAGCCGGG GAACCAGTTGTGATTACAGATTCCCATTTGGTCTCCACAGCATTAAAATGGAATCTGGACTACCTAAGAGCAAATATGGGCGACGGAGACTTTACCGTCTACATGTCGGACAACCACAGGTTCATGTATttcgatgaaaaaaaatttgtaaaAAGAAAAGACTTTACTCCGCCGACTGGGAGACAAGATATCAAATTCTCTGAATTCGTTGAAAGATTACGGAATGCAAAACCTGGAGACAAGAG ATTATACCTTCAACAGACACTGAATGATTTAGTTGGGAAACAGATAGTGATGGACTTCTTGGGGTTCAATTGGGATTATGTAACCACACACCAGAGGAAGAATAACTGGGGTCCTTTAACATCAAACCTCCTACTGATTGGAATGGAAG GAAATGTTACACCGTGCCATTATGATGAACAAGAAAACTTTTTCTGCCAAGTATACGGGTACAAAAGGTGCTTGTTATTTCCGCCATCCATGTTCGACTGTCTGTATGCCTATCCAATATATCATCCACATGACAGACAGAGCCAG GTTGACTTTGAAAATCccgattttgataaatttccTAAGTTCCGTGATGTATTGGGTTATGAAGCAGTGGTTGGTCCAGGAGATGTGCTGTATATTCCAATGTACTG GTGGCACCAAATTGAGTCGTTGCTCGGGGGCGGCGAGACAGTCTCCGTCAACTTCTGGTACAAGGCGAGTTCGGTGTCGAAGGTTGAGTATCCGCTGAAGGATCATCAAAAAGTGGCCATGATGAGGAACATTGAAAAGATTATATCAGACGCATTGAATGACTATGAAGAG GTTGATCCATTTTTGCAGAAAATGATTTGCGGTCGGTACATGGATATGTCCAAAATTGGAAACAGCTGA